The proteins below come from a single Rhodococcus sp. WMMA185 genomic window:
- a CDS encoding N-acetylmuramoyl-L-alanine amidase, translating to MIEVDQTGISPNHSSRHGARIRLFVLHTQEGGGDAYSLARYLQRRSSRVSYHYSCDNFTNVDVVDTDRASWSVLDANPYSVNFCFAGSFARMGRDEWLTKFGNAIQEAARIFVQDGRKYGFDNLYTIDWDQISRGMSGATDHYGITMGLRIGTHTDVGPHFPWDVFSAWIAHYRDNADPVNVPVPNAIAEKRAVSEWLGDKITEAIELSTPDGRGRYVEYEHGYIYWTPEYGAHPIPLELFDTYAKLGWETGPLGYPVGDHTVLAEGLVQSFERGTLYRKAGNPGFYVTGLIGERWRRTGFEDGPLGWPTSNEISVDSGAYQQFENGRIYWAPEETIAVLSVDGDDVPSSERVQKYIPSARERRLTPVDGMRGGISYFGGPDDRSTRGRKMGISGEPADDPTDPWYCAMRFNYCQVEPHPANKLWVKPVAGTSDLALKAYLPDRRLLVANPANGRAVVVRPADWGPGAWAVPTGPKYRVVDVSHQAMRSLGAVTDTYVEVEWVDPATPLGPREGN from the coding sequence ATGATTGAAGTGGATCAGACCGGTATCTCACCGAATCACAGCAGCCGGCACGGTGCGCGGATCCGGTTGTTCGTCCTGCACACTCAGGAGGGCGGGGGCGACGCCTACAGCCTGGCAAGGTACCTGCAACGGCGGAGCAGTCGGGTGTCGTACCACTATTCGTGTGACAACTTCACGAACGTCGACGTCGTAGATACGGACCGAGCTTCGTGGTCGGTGCTCGACGCAAATCCGTACTCGGTGAATTTCTGTTTCGCGGGTTCATTCGCGAGAATGGGCCGCGACGAATGGCTCACGAAATTCGGCAACGCCATTCAGGAGGCGGCACGGATCTTCGTGCAGGACGGCCGCAAATACGGGTTCGACAACCTGTACACCATCGATTGGGATCAAATCTCCCGAGGTATGTCCGGCGCAACCGACCACTACGGGATCACTATGGGTTTGCGGATCGGAACCCATACCGACGTTGGTCCACACTTTCCGTGGGATGTGTTCTCTGCGTGGATAGCGCACTATCGAGACAATGCGGATCCTGTGAACGTGCCAGTTCCCAATGCCATCGCTGAGAAGAGGGCCGTTTCCGAATGGCTGGGCGACAAGATTACCGAGGCGATCGAGCTGTCCACACCAGATGGCCGTGGGCGCTACGTCGAGTATGAGCACGGCTACATTTATTGGACACCGGAATACGGTGCACACCCGATCCCGTTGGAACTGTTCGATACGTACGCCAAATTGGGATGGGAAACAGGCCCCCTCGGATACCCGGTGGGCGACCACACCGTGCTGGCCGAAGGACTGGTTCAGTCATTCGAGCGGGGAACGCTGTATCGGAAGGCCGGCAACCCAGGCTTCTACGTCACAGGTCTGATCGGCGAACGGTGGCGACGTACGGGATTCGAGGACGGGCCATTGGGCTGGCCCACGTCAAACGAAATCTCCGTCGATTCAGGTGCGTATCAGCAGTTCGAGAACGGGCGTATCTACTGGGCGCCGGAGGAAACGATTGCCGTTCTGTCGGTTGACGGTGACGATGTCCCCTCGAGTGAACGAGTGCAGAAGTACATTCCGTCAGCTCGAGAACGAAGACTGACACCCGTTGATGGAATGCGCGGCGGAATAAGCTATTTCGGTGGTCCCGACGATCGGAGCACCCGAGGTAGGAAGATGGGAATCTCCGGCGAGCCGGCCGATGACCCGACCGATCCGTGGTACTGCGCCATGCGGTTCAACTACTGCCAGGTTGAGCCCCATCCTGCGAACAAGCTGTGGGTGAAACCGGTTGCCGGTACCTCGGACCTCGCACTGAAAGCGTACTTGCCAGATCGACGTCTTCTGGTGGCCAATCCCGCCAATGGACGCGCCGTGGTCGTTCGCCCGGCGGACTGGGGCCCGGGCGCGTGGGCTGTGCCCACGGGCCCGAAGTACCGCGTGGTTGATGTGTCGCATCAAGCGATGAGATCTCTTGGTGCGGTGACGGATACCTACGTGGAAGTTGAGTGGGTCGATCCGGCAACACCGCTGGGTCCGAGAGAAGGGAACTAG
- a CDS encoding acetate kinase — MNEATAGSVLVLNSGSSSIKFQLIHPESGESSATGLIERIGEPHGRIVYHHGGGVEERYVAIPDHRAGLTMAANIIAETGLDLRKAGIIAVGHRLVHGGDVFYKPTIIDDAVVQSISNLSSLAPLHNPANVIGIEVARAALPDIPHVGVFDTAFFHTLPAEAATYAIDRKVAKENGIRRYGFHGTSHQYVSARAAEFLGKDLNDLNQIVLHLGNGASASAIRGGRAIDTSMGLTPLEGLVMGTRCGDIDPGVVLHLHQSAGLSIEQIDDLLNRNSGVKGLAGVNDFRTLLTLVGEGDESAKLAYDVYIHRLRKYVGAYLVELGGVDVITFTAGVGENNPDVRRDSLAGLGRLGIVVDDERNSSTSTVARRISSDSSAVQVLVVPTDEELAIARAAAELVGGYATAQD; from the coding sequence GTGAACGAAGCCACCGCAGGTTCGGTACTGGTCCTCAATTCGGGATCGTCGTCCATCAAGTTCCAGTTGATCCATCCCGAGAGCGGTGAATCGTCGGCAACCGGTCTCATCGAGCGAATCGGCGAACCGCACGGCCGCATCGTGTACCACCATGGCGGTGGCGTAGAGGAACGGTATGTCGCTATTCCCGACCACCGCGCAGGTCTTACGATGGCTGCGAACATCATCGCCGAGACCGGACTTGATCTGCGTAAGGCGGGGATCATCGCGGTCGGGCACAGGCTCGTCCATGGCGGCGATGTCTTCTACAAACCCACGATCATCGACGATGCCGTGGTGCAGTCTATTTCAAACCTCTCGTCCCTCGCTCCACTCCACAACCCTGCCAATGTGATCGGTATCGAGGTGGCGAGGGCAGCGTTGCCGGACATTCCTCACGTGGGTGTATTCGACACGGCGTTCTTTCACACTCTCCCCGCTGAAGCAGCCACCTACGCCATTGATCGGAAGGTAGCGAAGGAAAACGGAATTCGGCGGTACGGCTTCCACGGCACTTCGCATCAATACGTGTCGGCACGGGCGGCCGAGTTCCTCGGCAAGGATCTGAACGACCTGAACCAGATCGTGCTCCATCTGGGCAACGGCGCGTCGGCATCAGCGATCCGCGGTGGCCGGGCGATCGATACCAGCATGGGGCTCACACCGCTCGAAGGGCTGGTCATGGGGACGAGGTGTGGCGATATCGATCCCGGAGTCGTTCTGCATCTACACCAGAGCGCGGGGCTGAGCATCGAACAGATCGACGACCTCCTGAACCGGAACTCCGGGGTGAAGGGTTTGGCTGGGGTCAACGACTTTCGGACACTCTTGACGCTCGTCGGCGAGGGAGACGAGTCTGCGAAGTTGGCGTATGACGTGTACATTCACCGCTTGCGCAAGTATGTCGGTGCGTACCTCGTCGAACTCGGCGGCGTCGATGTGATTACGTTCACCGCAGGGGTTGGCGAGAACAACCCGGACGTAAGACGCGACAGCCTCGCTGGGCTGGGGCGACTGGGGATTGTCGTGGATGACGAACGTAATAGTTCTACTTCGACTGTGGCAAGGCGTATTTCGTCAGACAGCTCCGCTGTGCAGGTGCTGGTCGTGCCTACGGACGAGGAACTGGCAATCGCCCGGGCCGCAGCTGAGTTGGTCGGGGGATACGCAACTGCGCAGGATTGA
- the pta gene encoding phosphate acetyltransferase has product MAAISSPVNPPARAQPRSVYIASPEGDTGKSTIALGVLHMLCASAARVGVFRPIARSTEEPDYILEVLLEHTTADIDYEQSLGVTYEHVHADPAGALREIVARYHEVAEQCDAVVVIGSDYTDVASPSELGFNARIAVNLGAPVLLAVRGARRTPEEVAQLAKLCIGELAAHHAHLLAVVANRCDPDELDAVTAALSSTGVPAWSLPEIPLLVAPTMAELLGALGGTLFSGDPELLHREALGTMVGGMTAEHILERLTEGVVVIAPADRSDVLLAMVNAHEAEGFPSLSGIIMNGGLTPHPAITDLLAGLDPRLPILTTELDTFEAASIAAQTRGRMAIGSQRKVDTALSVMERQVDAPTLLERLKLPIPSVVTPQMFEYQLIARARAERKHIVLPEGDDDRILRAAGRLLQRQVARLTLLGDEVYVRRRAAELGVELGDTQVVDPRTSEHIGPFAAEYARLRAHKGMTVERAREVMADISYFGTMMVHLGIADGMVSGAAHTTAHTIRPSFEIIKTVPGVSTVSSVFLMCLSDRVLVYGDCAVVPDPTAEQLADIAISSAQTSAQFDIEPRIAMLSYSTGDSGAGADVDKVRSATELVRKRRPDLLVEGPIQYDAAIEQSVADKKMPGSQVAGKATVFVFPDLNTGNSTYKAVQRSAGAVAVGPVLQGLGKPVNDLSRGALVEDIVNTVAITAIQAQGADK; this is encoded by the coding sequence ATGGCTGCGATATCGTCACCAGTGAATCCGCCCGCACGTGCTCAGCCCAGGAGTGTCTACATCGCCTCGCCCGAGGGGGATACCGGCAAGTCCACGATCGCTCTGGGCGTTCTGCACATGCTGTGCGCATCGGCGGCCAGGGTAGGGGTCTTCCGGCCCATCGCTCGATCGACGGAAGAGCCCGACTACATCCTCGAAGTGCTGCTCGAACACACGACGGCGGATATCGACTACGAACAGTCCCTCGGCGTCACCTACGAGCACGTCCATGCAGACCCCGCGGGTGCGCTCAGGGAGATTGTCGCCCGGTACCACGAGGTGGCGGAGCAGTGCGACGCAGTCGTCGTGATCGGGAGCGACTACACCGATGTAGCCAGCCCGAGCGAGCTCGGCTTCAACGCCAGAATTGCCGTCAACCTCGGCGCACCGGTGCTGCTGGCGGTACGGGGTGCGCGGCGCACCCCTGAGGAGGTGGCTCAGCTCGCGAAGCTCTGCATCGGCGAACTGGCCGCACACCACGCGCACCTGCTGGCCGTGGTCGCCAATCGCTGCGATCCCGACGAGCTCGACGCCGTCACCGCGGCGCTGTCCTCCACCGGCGTACCGGCGTGGAGCCTGCCCGAGATTCCACTGCTGGTCGCGCCGACGATGGCGGAACTCCTCGGCGCACTCGGCGGCACCCTGTTCAGCGGTGATCCCGAATTGCTTCACCGGGAGGCGCTCGGAACGATGGTTGGCGGCATGACTGCCGAACATATTCTCGAGCGGCTGACCGAGGGGGTGGTGGTCATAGCACCCGCCGACCGCTCCGACGTTCTCCTGGCAATGGTCAATGCGCATGAGGCCGAAGGGTTTCCGTCGCTTTCCGGCATCATCATGAATGGTGGTCTGACCCCCCACCCTGCCATCACCGATCTCTTGGCCGGTCTCGATCCGCGGTTGCCGATCCTCACCACTGAGTTGGACACCTTCGAGGCCGCCAGCATTGCGGCACAGACTCGCGGCCGGATGGCGATCGGCTCACAGCGCAAGGTCGACACCGCGCTCAGCGTCATGGAACGACAGGTGGACGCGCCGACGCTACTCGAGCGACTGAAACTTCCTATCCCGTCGGTCGTGACTCCGCAGATGTTCGAATACCAACTGATCGCCAGGGCGCGCGCGGAGCGCAAGCACATCGTCCTTCCGGAGGGCGATGACGACCGCATTCTCCGAGCAGCGGGCAGACTGCTGCAACGGCAGGTGGCGCGGTTGACGCTCCTCGGCGACGAGGTCTATGTGCGACGCCGCGCAGCGGAACTCGGCGTCGAACTCGGTGATACGCAGGTTGTCGACCCCCGGACATCGGAACACATCGGACCGTTCGCCGCGGAATACGCGCGGCTGCGTGCCCACAAGGGTATGACCGTCGAACGGGCCCGAGAGGTGATGGCCGACATCTCGTACTTCGGAACCATGATGGTGCACTTGGGAATTGCGGATGGCATGGTGTCGGGAGCGGCGCACACGACCGCACACACCATACGGCCGTCGTTCGAAATCATCAAGACTGTGCCCGGTGTATCCACCGTATCGAGCGTGTTCCTGATGTGCCTGTCCGACAGGGTTCTCGTCTACGGTGACTGCGCGGTCGTGCCCGACCCCACCGCCGAGCAACTGGCCGACATCGCGATCTCCTCGGCGCAGACATCGGCGCAGTTCGATATCGAACCCCGAATCGCGATGCTGTCGTATTCTACCGGCGATTCGGGTGCCGGCGCGGACGTCGACAAGGTGCGCTCGGCTACCGAGTTGGTCCGAAAGCGGCGCCCAGATCTTCTGGTGGAGGGCCCTATTCAGTATGACGCAGCCATCGAGCAGAGCGTCGCGGACAAGAAGATGCCGGGCTCGCAGGTGGCAGGGAAAGCGACAGTCTTCGTCTTCCCCGACCTCAATACCGGCAACAGCACCTATAAGGCGGTGCAGCGAAGCGCGGGCGCTGTCGCGGTGGGCCCGGTGTTGCAGGGACTCGGCAAACCGGTCAACGATCTATCACGTGGGGCACTGGTCGAAGATATCGTCAACACTGTGGCCATCACCGCGATCCAGGCGCAGGGAGCGGACAAGTGA
- a CDS encoding nitroreductase/quinone reductase family protein: MADSPFPDVRWGSESSILREPLTAFASTRPGSWVIKTLTPLDRFLLERTGGRFTILGPVAAPVVLLTTTGRKSGAPRTTPLLYHREGEQIFVVGSNFGQEQHPAWTSNLLADPHAIVAIGGTMIPVTATLLEEPERTRIYQAFERYLRVYGVYEHRTDREIRVFALTAE; encoded by the coding sequence ATGGCCGACTCACCATTCCCCGATGTCCGCTGGGGCAGCGAGAGCAGCATCCTCCGCGAACCCCTCACTGCATTCGCCTCCACCCGCCCCGGCTCGTGGGTGATCAAGACACTCACCCCACTGGACCGATTCCTGCTCGAACGCACGGGCGGCCGTTTCACGATCCTCGGCCCCGTCGCCGCTCCCGTTGTGTTGCTCACGACCACGGGGCGAAAGTCCGGAGCGCCCCGGACGACGCCCCTGTTGTATCACCGCGAAGGCGAGCAGATCTTCGTGGTAGGCAGCAACTTCGGGCAGGAACAGCACCCCGCGTGGACCAGCAATCTCCTCGCCGATCCGCACGCCATCGTCGCCATCGGAGGCACGATGATCCCGGTCACCGCAACTCTCCTCGAAGAACCCGAGCGTACCCGCATCTACCAGGCCTTCGAGCGATACCTGCGGGTGTACGGCGTCTACGAACATCGAACAGACCGTGAGATTCGGGTCTTCGCGCTCACGGCAGAGTGA
- the fgd gene encoding glucose-6-phosphate dehydrogenase (coenzyme-F420), which translates to MAHELKLGYKASAEQFGPRELVELGVLAESHGMDSATVSDHFQPWRHEGGHAPFSIAWMTAVGERTSRMQLGTSVMTPTFRYNPAVVAQAFATMGCLYPGRVMLGVGTGEALNEIATGFSGQWPEFKERFARLRESVRLMRELWLGDRVDFEGEYFSTKGASIYDVPEGGIPVYIAAGGPVVARYAGRSGDGFICTSGKGMDLYTEKLMPAVAEGAAKVERDAAEIDKMIEIKISYDTDPDLALENTRFWAPLSLTAEQKHSIDDPIEMEKAADALPIEQVAKRWIVASDPDEAVAQIQPYLDAGLNHLVFHAPGHDQKRFLELFERDLAPRLRG; encoded by the coding sequence GTGGCCCACGAACTCAAACTCGGTTACAAGGCGTCTGCGGAGCAGTTCGGTCCACGTGAGTTGGTGGAGCTGGGTGTCCTCGCGGAATCACACGGGATGGATTCGGCAACGGTATCGGATCATTTCCAGCCCTGGCGGCACGAGGGTGGGCACGCGCCGTTCTCGATCGCGTGGATGACGGCCGTGGGGGAGCGCACCAGCCGTATGCAGTTGGGAACGTCGGTGATGACACCGACGTTCCGCTACAACCCGGCGGTGGTAGCGCAGGCGTTCGCGACGATGGGGTGCCTGTATCCGGGCCGGGTCATGCTCGGTGTCGGAACCGGCGAGGCGCTCAACGAGATCGCGACAGGCTTCTCAGGGCAGTGGCCGGAGTTCAAGGAACGGTTCGCCCGGTTGCGGGAATCGGTGCGGTTGATGCGTGAACTGTGGCTGGGAGACCGCGTCGACTTCGAAGGCGAGTACTTCTCGACCAAGGGAGCATCGATCTACGACGTGCCCGAGGGCGGGATCCCGGTATACATCGCGGCAGGCGGTCCGGTGGTAGCCCGGTACGCGGGAAGAAGCGGCGACGGGTTCATCTGCACATCCGGCAAGGGGATGGACCTGTACACGGAGAAGTTGATGCCTGCAGTAGCCGAGGGTGCGGCGAAGGTCGAGCGCGATGCAGCCGAGATCGACAAGATGATCGAGATCAAGATCTCGTACGACACCGATCCGGACCTGGCCTTGGAGAACACCCGGTTCTGGGCGCCGTTGTCGTTGACCGCCGAGCAGAAGCACTCGATCGATGATCCGATCGAGATGGAGAAGGCTGCCGATGCGTTGCCGATCGAGCAGGTGGCGAAGCGCTGGATCGTGGCATCGGATCCCGATGAAGCGGTTGCGCAGATCCAGCCGTACCTCGATGCCGGACTCAACCACCTTGTCTTCCACGCGCCGGGTCACGACCAGAAGCGGTTCTTGGAGTTGTTCGAGCGCGACCTCGCGCCCAGGCTGCGGGGGTAG
- a CDS encoding YidH family protein, protein MTDRDRPDERFTLASERTFLAWMRSSLALLAGGIAIEQLVPDFSTALVRTTLGLVLIGLAAAASLVGMRRWLQVEKALRENAPMPPPRELWLFAATLTGVAIGAAVAILVSAF, encoded by the coding sequence GTGACCGACAGAGACCGGCCCGACGAGCGATTCACTCTCGCAAGTGAGCGAACGTTCCTCGCTTGGATGCGGAGCTCGTTGGCCCTGCTCGCCGGGGGTATCGCGATCGAACAGCTGGTTCCCGATTTCAGTACCGCATTGGTGCGGACCACACTCGGACTGGTCTTGATAGGGCTCGCCGCGGCCGCGTCACTTGTGGGAATGCGGCGGTGGCTCCAGGTGGAGAAGGCGCTTCGAGAGAATGCGCCCATGCCGCCACCGCGCGAACTGTGGCTGTTCGCGGCGACACTGACAGGAGTAGCAATCGGAGCGGCGGTCGCCATCTTGGTATCCGCCTTCTAA
- a CDS encoding alpha/beta hydrolase codes for MLPFKVLHSANLRRVLAAALLMLPAWAGLGPPSASAESITTRVDVYSPSMGRWIPNDVISPASGGPAPTFYLLSGIGGGADGISWFNNTGVREFFADKHVNVVMPIGGQYSMYTDWIADDPVLGRNKWQTYLTSELPAAIDSRFDTTGVNAIGGVSMAGSAVLDLAMQTPGFYRAVGSYSGCPITSGTLGQAMVRSMVELRGGGNAANMWGGSSDPRWVQHDPMRNAERLRGTELFISSGNGVPSEIDDHHPALALPQTIGGGVLEMVTNACAVAFQKELEAQGIPATFSFLPYGTHSWGLFETELRQSWPLISRAIGA; via the coding sequence ATGCTACCGTTCAAAGTTCTGCACTCGGCAAATCTTCGGCGCGTTTTGGCGGCTGCGCTCCTCATGCTGCCGGCATGGGCCGGTCTCGGTCCGCCATCCGCGTCCGCGGAGTCGATCACCACGCGGGTAGACGTGTATTCACCGTCGATGGGCCGGTGGATTCCCAACGATGTCATTTCCCCCGCTTCGGGTGGTCCGGCCCCCACTTTCTACCTCCTCAGCGGCATCGGGGGCGGGGCAGACGGCATCTCCTGGTTCAACAACACCGGCGTTCGGGAGTTCTTCGCCGACAAGCATGTCAACGTGGTCATGCCTATCGGCGGGCAGTACAGCATGTATACGGACTGGATCGCGGACGACCCTGTTCTCGGCCGCAACAAGTGGCAAACATATTTGACCAGTGAACTTCCCGCAGCAATCGACAGCCGCTTCGACACCACCGGAGTGAACGCGATCGGCGGGGTATCGATGGCGGGCAGCGCGGTGCTCGATCTCGCCATGCAGACTCCGGGCTTCTACCGTGCGGTCGGCTCGTACAGCGGTTGCCCTATCACGAGCGGCACGCTCGGGCAGGCGATGGTTCGGTCCATGGTCGAGCTGCGTGGCGGAGGCAATGCCGCCAATATGTGGGGAGGTTCGTCAGACCCTCGATGGGTCCAACACGACCCGATGCGCAACGCCGAACGTCTACGCGGCACAGAGTTGTTCATTTCCAGCGGTAACGGTGTGCCCAGCGAAATCGACGATCACCACCCCGCACTGGCGCTGCCTCAGACGATCGGTGGCGGCGTACTCGAAATGGTGACCAATGCTTGTGCGGTCGCGTTCCAGAAGGAACTCGAGGCGCAGGGGATTCCCGCCACCTTCAGCTTCCTCCCCTACGGCACACACTCGTGGGGGTTGTTCGAGACCGAGCTACGGCAGTCCTGGCCCCTCATCTCTCGCGCGATTGGGGCGTGA